A stretch of Tripterygium wilfordii isolate XIE 37 chromosome 11, ASM1340144v1, whole genome shotgun sequence DNA encodes these proteins:
- the LOC120008545 gene encoding light-inducible protein CPRF2-like isoform X1: MDRVFSDDEISDHQFWSPPQSRDEPSVMNRSLSEWAFQRFLQEASAADDDSSPKSSSEPNDAVMTIRDHHQQQQIQTGNDSILNDTKTAASFNGPAPNVPPDSEEYQAILKSKLNLACAAVALTRASLVKAQDSSARADNAYRAPNTSQLGSHAPKGTGHDLSRGQDKDANGPLGVPALPVSQKKSGAPVKSTTSGSSRELSEDDKNEWETAMTENMDPADVKRVRRMLSNRESARRSRRRKQTHLTELETQVAQLRVENSSLLKRLTDISQKYNDASVDNRVLKADVETMRAKVKMAEETVKRLTGLNPPFRGAMPDISAMGVPSFDGNPTDSSVYAAVPVQDDPKHRFYQQASSKSITKFHAVNSGVTDIISVENVQPNSTTARVAGNKMERTASLHRVASLEHLQKRIRGDVSPCGTQSHGEPQR; encoded by the exons ATGGATAGGGTATTCTCCGACGACGAAATCTCCGACCACCAGTTCTGGTCTCCGCCGCAATCACGAGATGAACCTTCCGTGATGAATCGTAGTTTATCGGAGTGGGCCTTCCAACGCTTTCTCCAAGAGGCCTCCGCCGCCGACGACGACTCCTCTCCCAAATCATCTTCAGAGCCGAACGACGCCGTCATGACGATCAGagatcatcatcaacaacaacagaTACAGACGGGGAATGACAGTATTCTCAACGATACTAAAACGGCTGCGTCGTTTAATGGTCCAGCTCCCAATGTTCCGCCCGATTCAGAGGAGTACCAGGCCATCCTCAAAAGTAAACTCAACCTTGCTTGCGCCGCTGTTGCCTTGACACGG GCATCTTTGGTCAAAGCCCAAGATTCTTCTGCTAGAGCTGACAATGCATATAGGGCTCCAAATACTTCACAATTGGGATCCCATGCTCCTAAAG GTACTGGACATGATTTATCCAGGGGACAAGATAAGGATGCTAATGGACCCTTAGGGGTTCCTGCCCTACCTGTCTCCCAAAAGAAATCAGGCGCTCCCGTAAAGTCAACCACCAGTGGATCATCAAGAGAGCTATCAGAAGATGACAAAAACGAATGGGAAACTGCAATGACAGAGAATATGGACCCTGCCGATGTGAAACGTGTGAGGAG AATGCTTTCAAATAGAGAGTCCGCTAGACGctcaagaagaagaaagcagaCCCATTTGACTGAGCTTGAGACACAG GTTGCTCAACTGAGAGTAGAAAATTCTTCTCTGTTGAAGCGTCTAACCGACATAAGCCAGAAGTATAATGATGCATCTGTTGACAACAGAGTTCTAAAAGCTGATGTGGAAACAATGAGAGCAAAG GTGAAGATGGCTGAGGAGACTGTAAAACGACTGACCGGGTTGAACCCCCCATTCCGTGGTGCAATGCCTGATATATCTGCAATGGGTGTGCCGTCATTTGATGGAAACCCTACTGACTCATCTGTGTATGCTGCTGTACCCGTGCAAGATGACCCAAAGCATCGATTTTATCAGCAGGCATCAAGTAAGTCTATAACTAAATTCCATGCAGTAAACAGCGGTGTTACAGACATCATTTCTGTTGAAAATGTTCAGCCAAATTCGACAACAGCAAGAGTAGCAGGGAACAAGATGGAACGAACTGCTTCGTTGCACCGTGTGGCTAGTTTGGAGCATCTGCAGAAGCGTATCCGTGGGGATGTAAGTCCTTGTGGAACCCAATCCCATGGAGAACCGCAGCGATAA
- the LOC120008545 gene encoding light-inducible protein CPRF2-like isoform X2, with amino-acid sequence MDRVFSDDEISDHQFWSPPQSRDEPSVMNRSLSEWAFQRFLQEASAADDDSSPKSSSEPNDAVMTIRDHHQQQQIQTGNDSILNDTKTAASFNGPAPNVPPDSEEYQAILKSKLNLACAAVALTRASLVKAQDSSARADNAYRAPNTSQLGSHAPKGTGHDLSRGQDKDANGPLGVPALPVSQKKSGAPVKSTTSGSSRELSEDDKNEWETAMTENMDPADVKRVRRMLSNRESARRSRRRKQTHLTELETQVAQLRVENSSLLKRLTDISQKYNDASVDNRVLKADVETMRAKVKMAEETVKRLTGLNPPFRGAMPDISAMGVPSFDGNPTDSSVYAAVPVQDDPKHRFYQQASTKFDNSKSSREQDGTNCFVAPCG; translated from the exons ATGGATAGGGTATTCTCCGACGACGAAATCTCCGACCACCAGTTCTGGTCTCCGCCGCAATCACGAGATGAACCTTCCGTGATGAATCGTAGTTTATCGGAGTGGGCCTTCCAACGCTTTCTCCAAGAGGCCTCCGCCGCCGACGACGACTCCTCTCCCAAATCATCTTCAGAGCCGAACGACGCCGTCATGACGATCAGagatcatcatcaacaacaacagaTACAGACGGGGAATGACAGTATTCTCAACGATACTAAAACGGCTGCGTCGTTTAATGGTCCAGCTCCCAATGTTCCGCCCGATTCAGAGGAGTACCAGGCCATCCTCAAAAGTAAACTCAACCTTGCTTGCGCCGCTGTTGCCTTGACACGG GCATCTTTGGTCAAAGCCCAAGATTCTTCTGCTAGAGCTGACAATGCATATAGGGCTCCAAATACTTCACAATTGGGATCCCATGCTCCTAAAG GTACTGGACATGATTTATCCAGGGGACAAGATAAGGATGCTAATGGACCCTTAGGGGTTCCTGCCCTACCTGTCTCCCAAAAGAAATCAGGCGCTCCCGTAAAGTCAACCACCAGTGGATCATCAAGAGAGCTATCAGAAGATGACAAAAACGAATGGGAAACTGCAATGACAGAGAATATGGACCCTGCCGATGTGAAACGTGTGAGGAG AATGCTTTCAAATAGAGAGTCCGCTAGACGctcaagaagaagaaagcagaCCCATTTGACTGAGCTTGAGACACAG GTTGCTCAACTGAGAGTAGAAAATTCTTCTCTGTTGAAGCGTCTAACCGACATAAGCCAGAAGTATAATGATGCATCTGTTGACAACAGAGTTCTAAAAGCTGATGTGGAAACAATGAGAGCAAAG GTGAAGATGGCTGAGGAGACTGTAAAACGACTGACCGGGTTGAACCCCCCATTCCGTGGTGCAATGCCTGATATATCTGCAATGGGTGTGCCGTCATTTGATGGAAACCCTACTGACTCATCTGTGTATGCTGCTGTACCCGTGCAAGATGACCCAAAGCATCGATTTTATCAGCAGGCATCAA CCAAATTCGACAACAGCAAGAGTAGCAGGGAACAAGATGGAACGAACTGCTTCGTTGCACCGTGTGGCTAG